GCGGCTGACGGCGTTCTCGCTCTGGGAGCGCGGGTAGCCGAGCCCGCGCAGCGCCTGCACGGCCGCCGCGGCGACCCCATCGCCCGACACGGGGTCGTCGCCCATGTCGCCGAGGTCGTCGAGCTTGTCCGTGAGTTCGATCACGATGCGCTCGGCGGTCTTCTTGCCCACGCCGCTCACGGTCTGGAGCGTGCGGTGGTCCTTGGCCCGGATCGCGCGAACGACGCGCTCGGGCCGCAGGGCGCCCAGGATCGCAAGCGCGAGCCGGGGACCCACGCCGCTCGGGACGCGGAGCCGCTGGAAGAGTTCGCGATCGCGCGCGGTCTCGAAACCGAACAGCTCGAAGGCGTCGTCGCGAACGACGAGGACGGTGTGCAGTTCGACCTCGGATCCCTCGGGCGGAAGCCGTCCGGCGAGCCCGAGCGGTACGCCGATCTCGTAGCCGACGCCGTCTCCCGTGAGGACCTCGACGAGGCCCTCCGCGCGCC
This genomic interval from Candidatus Palauibacter australiensis contains the following:
- the ruvA gene encoding Holliday junction branch migration protein RuvA yields the protein MIRRLRGELVGRAEGLVEVLTGDGVGYEIGVPLGLAGRLPPEGSEVELHTVLVVRDDAFELFGFETARDRELFQRLRVPSGVGPRLALAILGALRPERVVRAIRAKDHRTLQTVSGVGKKTAERIVIELTDKLDDLGDMGDDPVSGDGVAAAAVQALRGLGYPRSQSENAVSRALQGLAQAGDPDVGAEELVRRALQHV